In Bacillus toyonensis BCT-7112, a single window of DNA contains:
- a CDS encoding ArpU family phage packaging/lysis transcriptional regulator, with the protein MTKQLSFLPKIDRAATQEKLEGVLESVRIYRQFGVIRKEMKVTPSYEVREHGPTHAVGKPLEDVAIANIQQSEHEEWLELMSFRINQFLSRLGNSCAGKIQRDIINKRYLDEEAVCDYMVYNEIGMAERTYRRWKSRAFYNLAFALRLEVYETEGRGDNE; encoded by the coding sequence ATGACTAAACAATTATCTTTCTTACCAAAAATCGATAGAGCAGCAACACAAGAGAAGTTAGAGGGTGTTCTTGAAAGTGTACGTATATATAGACAGTTCGGAGTGATTCGTAAGGAAATGAAAGTCACTCCTTCTTATGAAGTTAGAGAACATGGTCCAACACATGCTGTTGGAAAGCCTTTGGAGGATGTGGCAATTGCAAATATACAACAAAGTGAGCATGAAGAGTGGTTGGAGTTAATGTCATTCCGTATTAATCAGTTTTTAAGTCGCTTAGGTAATAGTTGTGCAGGAAAGATTCAGAGAGATATTATAAATAAGCGTTATTTAGACGAAGAAGCCGTATGTGATTATATGGTTTATAACGAAATTGGAATGGCTGAACGTACATATCGCCGTTGGAAGTCCAGGGCGTTTTATAATTTAGCTTTTGCACTTAGATTAGAAGTTTATGAGACTGAAGGAAGGGGAGATAATGAATAA
- a CDS encoding DUF4183 domain-containing protein, translated as MPIVKPFIAGRRFVSTAATGTVAGADLTFANTDFTDDTGAVTTFPASYAFLTLYINGVIQTGDTITGVTTTAATIVGGAVLDGGTPIAIEFTIT; from the coding sequence ATGCCTATCGTAAAGCCTTTTATAGCTGGAAGACGATTTGTAAGTACAGCAGCTACAGGGACTGTCGCTGGAGCAGATTTAACTTTTGCTAACACAGACTTCACCGATGATACTGGTGCTGTAACAACCTTCCCTGCTTCTTATGCTTTTTTAACGCTTTATATTAATGGTGTCATTCAAACAGGTGATACTATTACTGGTGTGACTACTACAGCTGCTACTATTGTAGGAGGTGCCGTCCTAGATGGAGGTACTCCTATCGCAATTGAATTTACAATAACGTAA
- a CDS encoding cupin domain-containing protein, giving the protein MQYNPRYYQCQSSMDSIWNNNNWIYGWNPYYYSYNNNAWDHNRNPCCENVRLTDYGARPFVLNINQATKQNNTYRTAIWTGKNLQVTLMSINVGDDIGLEVHPTTDQFIRIEEGQGLVQMGDNKDKLDFQEMVYDDYAIMIPAGKWHNVINMGNKPLKIYSIYAPPEHPYGTVHETKAIAMSTEANRYY; this is encoded by the coding sequence ATGCAATATAATCCACGTTATTATCAATGTCAAAGCTCAATGGATAGCATCTGGAATAACAATAATTGGATTTACGGTTGGAATCCTTATTATTACAGTTACAACAATAATGCTTGGGACCACAACCGGAATCCTTGTTGTGAAAATGTTAGATTAACAGATTATGGAGCTAGACCATTTGTATTGAATATTAATCAAGCCACCAAACAAAACAATACTTACCGAACCGCTATCTGGACAGGAAAAAACTTACAAGTAACTTTAATGAGTATTAATGTTGGTGATGACATAGGTTTAGAAGTACACCCTACAACCGATCAATTCATACGTATTGAAGAGGGTCAAGGACTCGTTCAAATGGGTGATAACAAAGATAAATTAGATTTTCAAGAAATGGTCTATGATGACTATGCAATTATGATACCTGCTGGAAAATGGCATAATGTAATTAATATGGGGAATAAACCACTTAAAATTTACTCTATATATGCACCGCCAGAACATCCCTATGGTACAGTTCATGAAACAAAAGCGATTGCCATGTCTACTGAAGCAAATCGGTATTACTAA
- a CDS encoding site-specific integrase gives MNFVQPIRDPEQIQQIKEYLKEKNERNYILFVMGINTGLRISDILKLKVGDLKGSHISMREMKTGKQKRIQITAALRRELKWYIEDMEDYEYLIKSRQGKNRPIGRSMAYKILSTTAAKFGLEEIGTHTLRKTFGYHMYMQTKNIALLMEIFNHSSERVTLRYIGVNQDAMDKAMTRFKNLIIAFLFEDSNICLST, from the coding sequence ATGAATTTTGTTCAACCAATACGTGATCCAGAGCAAATACAACAAATTAAAGAATATCTAAAAGAAAAGAATGAACGCAATTATATTTTGTTTGTAATGGGAATTAATACAGGTCTACGTATTAGTGACATTTTAAAACTGAAGGTTGGAGATTTAAAGGGTAGTCACATTTCAATGCGTGAAATGAAGACAGGTAAGCAGAAACGTATTCAAATTACTGCAGCATTAAGAAGAGAGTTAAAGTGGTACATTGAAGATATGGAAGACTATGAGTATTTAATTAAGAGCAGACAAGGAAAGAATCGACCAATAGGAAGAAGCATGGCATATAAAATACTTAGTACCACAGCAGCAAAGTTTGGTTTAGAAGAGATTGGGACACATACATTACGTAAGACATTTGGATATCATATGTACATGCAGACAAAGAACATAGCTTTGCTGATGGAGATATTCAATCATTCAAGTGAACGAGTAACGTTAAGATATATAGGAGTAAACCAAGATGCAATGGATAAAGCAATGACTAGGTTTAAAAATCTAATCATTGCTTTTTTGTTCGAGGATAGCAACATATGCTTATCGACTTAA
- a CDS encoding DUF3983 domain-containing protein yields the protein MNNLKKKKLKKAIARRTKAIQKYEKDRIDKAWRNLFIQISIMK from the coding sequence TTGAATAATTTAAAGAAAAAGAAACTAAAAAAAGCAATTGCTCGTCGTACAAAGGCTATACAAAAATATGAGAAAGACAGAATAGATAAAGCTTGGAGGAATCTTTTTATACAGATAAGTATCATGAAATAA
- a CDS encoding YopX family protein encodes MKTTKLRVWDKKQKKFLEIGSEEERATPQYSSKDGLFFTLNGYAYEIDAKIVQQTGLKDKDDTDIYEGDIFEENYFDNEHEGQVIK; translated from the coding sequence ATGAAGACAACTAAATTACGTGTATGGGACAAGAAACAAAAGAAGTTCTTAGAAATCGGATCAGAAGAGGAACGAGCTACTCCGCAGTATAGTAGCAAAGATGGATTGTTCTTCACGTTAAATGGTTATGCTTATGAGATTGATGCGAAAATTGTTCAACAAACAGGCCTAAAAGACAAGGATGATACAGATATTTATGAAGGTGACATATTCGAAGAAAACTATTTTGATAATGAACATGAGGGACAAGTTATTAAATGA
- a CDS encoding BclA C-terminal domain-containing protein, producing MSKFKKKCHILFPCAFPLPQIGSTGLTGATGPSGPTGATGPSGGPSGPTGPTGPTGIQGIQGIQGNLGPTGPQGISGPQGIPGISGSIGPTGPTGIQGIQGIQGIPGIQGPIGPTGITGGTGIQGIQGIQGIQGIQGIPGPTGPQGIPGIPGSVGPTGPSGAVGPTGPSGGPPGPTGPTGPSGGPPGPAGVTGPTGPTGSPGPTGLQGIQGIPGPTGPQGSQGIQGIQGNPGPIGPIGPTGITGATGIQGIQGIQGNPGLIGPIGPTGPTGLQGIQGIPGPTGLTVSGLSQYAYIFNTAAQVVALEAPILFNSNGLMTPGFTHTPGTSQIMVINAGDYKISFSVSGVEPNQFTLFLNGAPVTNSVYGSGAGTQHNNGQTILSLAAGDVLTLHNHTSAAAVTLQTLAGGTQTNVNASIVIEKLG from the coding sequence ATGAGTAAATTTAAAAAGAAATGTCACATCCTATTTCCATGTGCCTTTCCGTTGCCTCAAATCGGGTCTACTGGATTAACCGGTGCTACTGGGCCTTCGGGACCTACTGGAGCTACCGGACCTTCAGGTGGACCTTCGGGACCTACCGGGCCTACCGGACCTACTGGAATTCAAGGTATCCAAGGTATTCAAGGTAACCTGGGACCTACTGGGCCTCAAGGTATTTCTGGACCTCAAGGGATTCCTGGGATTTCTGGATCTATTGGTCCAACTGGACCTACTGGAATTCAAGGTATCCAAGGCATCCAAGGCATTCCTGGCATTCAAGGTCCTATTGGACCGACTGGAATCACGGGGGGCACTGGAATTCAAGGGATTCAAGGCATTCAAGGGATTCAGGGAATTCAAGGGATTCCTGGCCCGACCGGCCCTCAAGGGATTCCTGGCATTCCTGGTTCTGTAGGTCCAACTGGACCTTCTGGAGCTGTTGGACCTACCGGCCCTTCCGGGGGACCACCAGGACCAACGGGCCCGACTGGACCTTCCGGGGGGCCACCAGGACCAGCCGGAGTGACTGGCCCCACTGGACCAACTGGGTCACCAGGACCAACCGGACTTCAAGGTATCCAAGGCATTCCTGGCCCCACTGGACCTCAAGGAAGTCAAGGGATTCAGGGGATTCAAGGTAATCCGGGGCCTATTGGTCCTATTGGACCCACTGGAATAACTGGGGCGACTGGAATTCAGGGTATCCAAGGTATTCAAGGTAATCCAGGACTTATTGGACCTATCGGCCCGACTGGTCCAACTGGGCTTCAAGGTATCCAAGGCATTCCTGGGCCTACCGGTCTTACAGTATCTGGATTATCTCAATACGCTTATATTTTCAATACAGCAGCTCAAGTTGTTGCCTTAGAAGCACCTATTCTTTTTAATTCGAATGGTTTAATGACACCTGGTTTTACTCATACTCCTGGAACTTCTCAGATTATGGTTATTAATGCAGGAGATTATAAGATTTCTTTTTCTGTATCAGGAGTTGAACCTAATCAATTTACGCTCTTTTTAAATGGTGCTCCAGTTACCAACTCAGTTTATGGATCAGGTGCAGGAACTCAGCATAACAATGGGCAAACAATCCTCTCTTTAGCCGCAGGTGATGTTCTTACCCTCCACAATCATACTTCAGCTGCTGCGGTCACTTTGCAAACTTTGGCAGGTGGAACACAAACAAATGTAAATGCTTCAATTGTAATTGAAAAGTTAGGTTAA
- a CDS encoding nucleoside hydrolase encodes MQKKVLLFTDLGIDDAFAILYTFFRKDIQLVGIVADYGNVSRENVIRNINYLKYIAGREEIPVFLGASVPLTGILIQYFPEVHGKVGLGPIIPPEIPYPVYSLNDIYQIIESNLEDLTIINLGRLSSLATTFVLNLETMRNVRECICMGGAFFYPGNVTAVAEANFYSDPYAANLILHHAKNLTVIPLNVTQHAIVTPEMVQQIDAFHRNTQDLAGLIIKPMLDYYYNFYSKSNPGISGSPMHDFVTVWYLLNQEAVSLSRVPIKVIPDQGEGFGQSIADFRFVTNPGYKTHNVAFQFDYEKFKKDIMETFLKKRV; translated from the coding sequence ATGCAAAAAAAGGTTCTCCTGTTTACAGATTTAGGGATTGATGATGCGTTTGCTATACTGTACACCTTTTTTCGTAAAGACATTCAACTTGTAGGAATTGTGGCCGATTATGGAAATGTATCAAGAGAAAATGTAATAAGGAATATTAACTATTTGAAGTACATTGCGGGAAGAGAAGAGATACCTGTATTCCTTGGTGCTTCTGTACCGTTGACAGGTATATTGATTCAGTATTTCCCTGAGGTACATGGAAAAGTCGGATTAGGACCTATTATTCCCCCTGAAATTCCATATCCAGTTTATTCCTTAAATGATATTTATCAAATTATAGAATCAAATTTAGAAGATCTTACAATTATCAATTTAGGAAGACTTTCTTCGCTAGCTACGACTTTTGTATTGAATTTAGAAACAATGCGAAACGTAAGAGAATGCATTTGCATGGGGGGAGCTTTTTTCTACCCAGGTAACGTAACTGCTGTGGCTGAAGCTAACTTTTACTCAGACCCTTATGCAGCAAACTTAATTCTGCATCATGCAAAGAACTTGACGGTTATTCCTTTAAATGTGACTCAACATGCGATTGTTACACCCGAAATGGTCCAGCAAATCGATGCATTTCATCGGAATACACAGGATCTTGCAGGACTCATCATCAAACCTATGTTAGATTATTATTATAATTTCTACTCCAAGTCGAATCCTGGTATAAGTGGAAGTCCTATGCATGATTTTGTAACGGTGTGGTATTTGCTGAATCAAGAGGCTGTTAGCCTTTCAAGGGTACCCATTAAAGTAATTCCTGATCAAGGGGAAGGATTTGGTCAAAGCATTGCAGACTTTCGTTTTGTTACTAATCCAGGCTATAAAACGCATAATGTAGCTTTTCAGTTTGATTATGAAAAGTTCAAGAAGGATATTATGGAAACGTTCCTAAAGAAGAGAGTGTAA